GTCCAGTGGCTGACAACGATTACCGGTCGGCACCCGGAACCGAGCCGTTTGTGCCCGATTTCGACACCGGCGCACACTCGCAGCGGTTCCTCTCGTTGGCCGGCCAGCAGGACAGGGCGGGGAAATCCTGGCCAGGCTCGACGCCGAAGCCGCAGGAGGACCCCGTGGGTGTCGCGCCTTCGGCCAGCGTCGAGGTGCTGGGGTCCGAGCCGGCCGCCACGCTAGCGCACTCGGTTACAGTACCCGGTCGATATACCTACCTGAAGTGGTGGAAGTTCGTTCTAGTGGTCCTCGGCGTATGGATCGGTGCTGGCGAGGTCGGCCTGAGCTTGTTCTACTGGTGGTATCACACACTCGACAAGACGGCCGCCGTGTTCGTCGTCCTGGTCTACGTCGTCGCGTGCACCGTCGGTGGCTTGATCCTGGCGCTGGTGCCGGGCAGGCCACTGATCACGGCGTTGTCCCTCGGAGTGATGTCGGGGCCGTTTGCCTCGGTCGCCGCCGCGGCGCCGCTCTACGGCTACTACTACTGCGAGCGGATGAGTCATTGCCTGGTCGGCGTCATTCCGTACTAGTCGGTTGTCGGACTTGACCTACTGGGTCAGGCCGACGAGCACTCGACCATTAGGGTAGGGGCCGTGACCCACTATGACGTCGTCGTTCTCGGAGCCGGTCCCGGCGGGTATGTCGCGGCGATTCGCGCCGCACAGCTCGGCCTGAGCACTGCAATCGTCGAACCCAAGTACTGGGGCGGAGTATGC
Above is a window of Mycobacterium tuberculosis H37Rv DNA encoding:
- a CDS encoding transmembrane protein, which produces MPDFDTGAHSQRFLSLAGQQDRAGKSWPGSTPKPQEDPVGVAPSASVEVLGSEPAATLAHSVTVPGRYTYLKWWKFVLVVLGVWIGAGEVGLSLFYWWYHTLDKTAAVFVVLVYVVACTVGGLILALVPGRPLITALSLGVMSGPFASVAAAAPLYGYYYCERMSHCLVGVIPY